A genome region from Manis pentadactyla isolate mManPen7 chromosome 5, mManPen7.hap1, whole genome shotgun sequence includes the following:
- the OCSTAMP gene encoding LOW QUALITY PROTEIN: osteoclast stimulatory transmembrane protein (The sequence of the model RefSeq protein was modified relative to this genomic sequence to represent the inferred CDS: inserted 3 bases in 2 codons; deleted 2 bases in 1 codon; substituted 1 base at 1 genomic stop codon) — MRFPMQSSVGKEGSTRRLNSPSAQHKWRFWHLGICKALAPLQAAWFAFSRPVPASCGQLLTQLLLCGSLAAAAAGLAHHWLVSSLLYPLRPSAMVASICGLVVFLGLGLVPPARCLFALSVPTLGTEQGRRLLLSWSTTTLAVAVVPNILANIGAAGQVLRCVTEGSLESLLNTTHQLHTASRTLRLTSQGGNQGLTLQAQGNGSAFRLHMIRVTEKVLEDFSGLGSLARTAVLGTQRVVTGLFVLGLLVDSAWYLHRYLTDLRFDNVYATQQLTRQLAEARATHLLASPPAWLLQAAQPRLSQGELLSCLLRLGLPSLLLMTTAVMVATDHVTFLLAQAAVDWARKLPTVPITLTVKYDAAYTVLGFVPFLFNQPPPESTFLSTHNSFQWELRFSSPSCPLLPAQRPHAAAPLAAGALQLVACSMVLLETYALRLRHTIAASFFVAQEARRVRHLHAQLQQRYHRHRGQHLPLETPSCXPTPWPASKPPSWRDRPAACWTFGRTEGRGPRKKLWSHTGLSCNLGPSAASLPDPGYRLLHLSDPYFLHLXNDNDXCDYFPHRNVVRMEQGIGNET; from the exons GTGGAGATTCTGGCACTTGGGGATCTGCAAGGCCCTTGCCCCACTGCAGGCCGCCTGGTTTGCCTTCTCACGGCCTGTCCCAGCCAGCTGTGGCCAGCTGCTGACCCAGCTCCTCCTGTGTGGTTCTCTGGCTGCTGCAGCCGCAGGTCTGGCCCACCACTGGCTGGTGTCCTCCCTGCTTTATCCTCTGAGGCCCTCAGCCATGGTGGCCTCTATCTGTGGCCTCGTGGTcttcctgggcctgggcctggtgcCCCCAGCTCGCTGCCTGTTTGCTCTCAGCGTGCCCACCCTAGGCACTGAGCAGGGCCGCCGCCTGCTCCTATCCTGGAGTACGACCACCCTGGCTGTCGCCGTGGTGCCCAACATCTTGGCCAACATTGGTGCAGCTGGGCAGGTGCTGAGGTGTGTCACTGAGGGCTCCCTTGAAAGTCTGCTCAACACCACTCACCAGCTACATACAGCGTCCAGGACTCTGCGCCTTACCAGTCAAGGGGGCAACCAGGGCCTGACGCTCCAGGCCCAGGGCAATGGCTCTGCCTTCCGGCTTCACATGATCAGAGTCACTGAGAAGGTCCTGGAAGACTTCTCTGGCCTGGGATCCCTGGCCCGCACTGCAGTCCTGGGGACCCAGCGGGTGGTCACAGGGCTCTTTGTGCTGGGCCTTCTGGTGGACTCTGCCTGGTACCTCCATCGCTACCTGACTGACCTGCGGTTTGATAATGTCTATGCTACCCAGCAGCTGACTCGGCAGCTGGCAGAGGCCCGGGCCACACACCTGCTGGCCTCCCCACCGGCCTGGCTGCTCCAGGCAGCGCAGCCGAGGCTGTCCCAGGGGGAGCTACTGAGCTGTCTCCTAAGGCTGGGGCTGCCCTCCCTGCTCCTGATGACCACAGCTGTGATGGTGGCCACAGACCACGTGACCTTTCTCCTGGCACAGGCAGCTGTGGACTGGGCTCGGAAGCTGCCCACTGTGCCCATTACACTCACGGTTAAGTATGAT GCTGCCTACACAGTCCTGGGCTTTGTCCCCTTCCTCTTCAACCAGCCGCCTCCAGAGAGTACCTTCCTCTCCACCCACAACTCCTTCCAGTGGGAGCTCCGCTTCAGCTCCCCCAGCTGCCCACTGCTGCCCGCCCAGCGCCCCCATGCCGCCGCCCCGCTGGCCGCTGGGGCCCTGCAGCTCGTGGCTTGCTCCATGGTCCTCCTGGAGACCTATGCCCTGCGTCTGCGGCACACCATTGCCGCTTCCTTCTTTGTGGCCCAGGAGGCAAGGAGGGTCCGCCACCTTCACGCCCAGCTCCAGCAAAGATACCACAGGCACCGAGGCCAGCACCTGCCCCTGGAGACTCCATCGT TCCCAACGCCCTGGCCTGCCAGCAAGCCCCCATCATGGAGAGACAGGCCCGCTGCCTGCTGGACCTTTGGAAGAACAGAGGGCAGGGGACCAAGA AAAAAGCTTTGGAGTCACACAGGCCTGAGTTGTAACCTTGGCCCTTCTGCTGCCTCCCTGCCTGACCCTGGGTATAGGTTGCTTCACCTCTCTGACCCTTACTTTCTACATCT CAATGATAATGATTGATGTGACTACTTTCCACACAGGAATGTGGTAAGGATGGAACAAGGTATTGGGAATGAAACCTAA